A stretch of DNA from Roseovarius faecimaris:
TTGTGCCATCTGCGCCTTGCGGGCTTCTTCGAATTTCTTTTCCATCTCGTCGCGCTGCTTGCGCATGGTCTCGATCTGTTCGGCGAACTTCTCCTGGCCTTCGGCCTGCATCTCTCGGGCCTTGGCGGTCATCTCATCGAAATTCGCTTTCCATTCGTCCATCTGCGCCTTGAATTGCGCCTCCCAGTCGATCTTGTCACCCATGGCACTCTCCCATTTTCAAGCGGTCTGAAGCTCAAGCCTATCACAATCGCCGGATTTTGCACCTTGCGAAAGATCAGGCCGCTCCCCAGCCGCCGCCTCCGGGTGTGAACATGCCAAACACGGCGCCTATGGGCAGGTCGATCTCGTCATTGCCTGCCATGTCGCGGCGGGTGCCGTCGGGCAGCTCGGCCCAGTTGACCCCTGTCGCCCCCGGCGCGCCCCCCTGCACGCCGAAGGGCGGGATGATCCGGTGAGAGCACAGCGTCGTGACGGTGACCGGGGCCAGGAACCGCATCCGCCGGTGTACCCCATGCCCGCCGCGCCAGCGCCCCGCGCCGCCTGAGCCCGCACGAATCCCAAACTCCTCCAGCCGCACCGGAAAGCGTTTTTCCAGGATCTCGGGGTCGGTCATGCGGGTGTTGGTCATGTGGCTCTGAATGGCGTCACACCCATCAAAGCCGGGCCCCGCGCCCGTGCCGCCCGCGATCGTCTCGTAATTCTGGAAATCGTCATTGCCCCAGACAAAATTGTTCATCGTGGCCTGCGATCCGGCAATCACTCCCAACGCGCCATAAAGGGCGTTGCAGGTGGCCTGACTCACCTCCGTATTCCCGGCAATAACCGCCGCCGGATAGACCGGGCGCAGCATCGAGCCTTCCGGCACAACGATCTTGAGCGGCTTCAGGCACCCCTGGTTGAGCGGGATATCCGCCCCCACCATGGTCCGGAACACATAAAGCACCACCGCGTCGCAGATCGAGCGCGGTGCATTGTAATTGCCCTTGTTCTGCGGCGAGGTGCCCGTGAAATCAATCGTGGCCGAGCGGTCAGCATGATCCACGCTCACCTTCACCTCGATCGTGCTGCCGATATCCATCGGATAGCTGAACTGCCCGTCGCGCAGCCGGTCGATGACGCGGCGCACACTCTCTTCGGCATTGTCCTGCACATGGCCCATATAGGCGCGCACCACGTCGATACCGTAGGCCTCCACCACCTTCAGAAGCTCCTGCCGCCCGGTCTCGTTCGCGGCGACCTGCGCCTTCAGATCGGCCATGTTCTGCGCGATGTTGCGGCACGGGTAGCGACAGGACCCAAGCACCTCTTCGGCCATCCGTTCCAGCAGAACGCCCTGATCCACCAGCTTGACGTTGTCGATCAGCACGCCTTCCTCGTCGATATGTGTGCTGTCAGGCGGGGCGCTGCCCGGGGTGCGCCCGCCAATATCGGCATGGTGCCCGCGCGAGCCCAGCCAGAAGGCGGGGGTATCGCCCACAAAGACCGGCGTGATCACCGTCACATCGGGCAGGTGCGTGCCGCCGTTATAGGGCGAGTTGAGCATATAGGCGTCGCCGGGCTGCACATCCGGGTTAAGCCGCATGATGGTTTTGACGCTGTCGGACATCGACCCCAGATGCACCGGCACATGCGGGGCATTCGCCACCAGATCGCCCTGATCGTCGAATATGGCGCAGGAAAAATCGAGCCGCTCCTTGATGTTCACCGACCAGGAGGTGTTGGCCAGCGTCGCCCCCATCTGGTCGGCCACCGACATGAAGAGATTGTTGAACACTTCCAGAAGCACCGGGTCAGCTTTGGTGCCCGCCGCCTGCGCGCGCGCCTTGGCCTCCAGCCGCTCCAGCAGCAGATTGCCCATCGCGTCGATCCGCGCGGCCCAGCCCGGCTCGATCACGTTGGTGCCGGTGGCCTCGGTGATCACCGCCGGGCCGGTGACCTGTTGCGCCGGATCGAGCGCATCACGTTCATAAAGCGGCACATCGCGCCAGCCGTCCTCGACATGCATGGGGATATGCGCCTTGGGGGTTCCGTCCCCACCCGGCAGCGCGGCGGCCGGGGCCTGCCCGGTCTGTCCCACCGCTTCCACGCTGAGCATCTCGAACCACACCGCGCGCTCGGGGCTGTGAAAGCCAAAGCGTTGCTGATGCGCCGCCTCAAAGGCGCGAAGCATCTCTTCCTGGGTGCCGAACGGCACCTCCAGCGCCTGATGCGACCCGTCATAGCGCAGATGCGCGCGCGGCAGGGGGGTGATATCGGCGATGCCCTGACTTTCCACCTCTGCCCGCGCCTCGGCAGTGATCTTCTCCAGGGCGGCTTGAGCACCCGCCACGTCCTGCAAAGGCGCGTCATGCTGCACCTCGCGCAGCGCCCGCACCTCCGCGAGGCCCATGCCATAGGCGCTGAGAACCCCGGCATGCGGGTGAATGAGCACCCGCGTCATGCCCAGCGTATCGGCGATCAGACAGGCATGTTGCCCGCCCGCCCCGCCAAAGCATTGCAGCGTATAGCGGGTCACGTCATGCCCGCGCTGAACCGAGATTTTCTTGATCGCATTGGCCATGTTGTCCACGGCAATCCGCAGGAAACCTTCGGCCATTTCCTCGGGGCTGCGGCGCGCCTCGCCGGTCTCTTGCGTGACCGTCTCGGCAAGGGCCGAGAATTTCGCACGGACCACCTCGGCATCAAGCGGCTCATTCCCGTCGGGGCCAAAGACATGCGGGAAATGCGCGGGGTTCAGCTTGCCCAGCATCACGTTGCAATCGGTCACCGTCAGCGGTCCGCCCCGGCGATAGCAGGCCGGACCCGGATCGGCGCCGGCACTTTCGGGGCCGACCTGAAAGCGGCCATCCTCGAATTTGCAGATCGACCCGCCGCCCGCGGCCACGGTATGAATATCCATCATCGGTGCGCGCATCCGCACGCCCGCGACCTCAGTCTCGAAGCTGCGTTCGTAATCGCCCGCGTAATGGCTCACATCCGTGCTGGTGCCGCCCATGTCAAACCCGATCAACCGGTCATGCCCTGCCGCCTCGCCGGTCTTGACCATACCGACGATCCCGCCCGCCGGGCCGGAAAGGATCGCATCCTTGCCCTGGAAAAGCTGCGCATCGGTCAGACCGCCGGAGGATTGCATGAACAAGAGCGCCTCGCAGGCGCGGCCAAGGTCCAAGGCACCGGCCACCTGATCCACATAGCGCCGCAGGATGGGCGAGAGATAGGCATCGACCACCGTGGTGTCGCCCCTTCCCACCAGCTTGGCGAGGCGCGAGACCTCGGCGGAGGTCGAGACCTGGGTAAACCCGATCTCACGGGCGAGGGCCGCCACTTGGCTCTCATGCACCGGGTTGAGGTAAGCATGCAGGCCCGCGATGGCCACCGCCCGGATGCCGGTGTCGTAGGCTGCCTGCAACCGCTCCCGCGCGGCCCCCTGATCAAGGGGGACAAGCACCTCGCCTTCGGCATCCAGACGCTCGATCATCTCGGCCACGTCCTCGTAGAGCAGGTCGGGCCGCCTGATCTCCAGATCAAACAGGCGCGGGCGGGTCTGATAACCGATCTCCAGCAGATCGCGAAACCCTTGGGTGATCATCAGCAAGACGCGCTCGCCCTTGCGCTCCAGCAGGGCGTTGGTGGCCACGGTGGTGCCCATCTTGACCGCGCGAATGACCCCGTCGGCAAAATCGCCATCCTCTCCCATCAGATCGCGAATGCCCTGAACGGCGGCATCGGCATAGCGTTCCGGGTTCTCCGATAACAACTTTTGAGTCAGGACCTCACCGCCCGGCGTCAGCCCCACGATATCGGTGAAAGTACCGCCCCGGTCGATCCAGAATTCCCACGCGCCGCTCATATGCCTTGCTCCTTTGTCTTGCGTCGCCACGTTTGGTGCTATGGTGCGGAAAGTCAACGATAGGGACATTGAAATTGTCCGCCTTATTCGCTCATATGCACCTGTCACAACCCCAAGGATGCACCCATGGACCTGCGCCCGCTTTCCCCTGATTTTGCCGTCTCGCCCCAGATCATGCCCGAGGATGTCGCCGCGATTGCCGAGGCCGGTTTCAAATCCATCATGTGCAACCGCC
This window harbors:
- a CDS encoding hydantoinase B/oxoprolinase family protein, whose translation is MSGAWEFWIDRGGTFTDIVGLTPGGEVLTQKLLSENPERYADAAVQGIRDLMGEDGDFADGVIRAVKMGTTVATNALLERKGERVLLMITQGFRDLLEIGYQTRPRLFDLEIRRPDLLYEDVAEMIERLDAEGEVLVPLDQGAARERLQAAYDTGIRAVAIAGLHAYLNPVHESQVAALAREIGFTQVSTSAEVSRLAKLVGRGDTTVVDAYLSPILRRYVDQVAGALDLGRACEALLFMQSSGGLTDAQLFQGKDAILSGPAGGIVGMVKTGEAAGHDRLIGFDMGGTSTDVSHYAGDYERSFETEVAGVRMRAPMMDIHTVAAGGGSICKFEDGRFQVGPESAGADPGPACYRRGGPLTVTDCNVMLGKLNPAHFPHVFGPDGNEPLDAEVVRAKFSALAETVTQETGEARRSPEEMAEGFLRIAVDNMANAIKKISVQRGHDVTRYTLQCFGGAGGQHACLIADTLGMTRVLIHPHAGVLSAYGMGLAEVRALREVQHDAPLQDVAGAQAALEKITAEARAEVESQGIADITPLPRAHLRYDGSHQALEVPFGTQEEMLRAFEAAHQQRFGFHSPERAVWFEMLSVEAVGQTGQAPAAALPGGDGTPKAHIPMHVEDGWRDVPLYERDALDPAQQVTGPAVITEATGTNVIEPGWAARIDAMGNLLLERLEAKARAQAAGTKADPVLLEVFNNLFMSVADQMGATLANTSWSVNIKERLDFSCAIFDDQGDLVANAPHVPVHLGSMSDSVKTIMRLNPDVQPGDAYMLNSPYNGGTHLPDVTVITPVFVGDTPAFWLGSRGHHADIGGRTPGSAPPDSTHIDEEGVLIDNVKLVDQGVLLERMAEEVLGSCRYPCRNIAQNMADLKAQVAANETGRQELLKVVEAYGIDVVRAYMGHVQDNAEESVRRVIDRLRDGQFSYPMDIGSTIEVKVSVDHADRSATIDFTGTSPQNKGNYNAPRSICDAVVLYVFRTMVGADIPLNQGCLKPLKIVVPEGSMLRPVYPAAVIAGNTEVSQATCNALYGALGVIAGSQATMNNFVWGNDDFQNYETIAGGTGAGPGFDGCDAIQSHMTNTRMTDPEILEKRFPVRLEEFGIRAGSGGAGRWRGGHGVHRRMRFLAPVTVTTLCSHRIIPPFGVQGGAPGATGVNWAELPDGTRRDMAGNDEIDLPIGAVFGMFTPGGGGWGAA